From Halichondria panicea chromosome 12, odHalPani1.1, whole genome shotgun sequence, a single genomic window includes:
- the LOC135345150 gene encoding pachytene checkpoint protein 2 homolog isoform X1 encodes MEACGMSSPKESANQRTASLFGRPSYKSLTLPLQELATLFSQPLTSTKPEPMEQATPSPPSEQPSSVHVEICQAPMSTLRASQMHELVRGYLMRAGALRDSVDTEFSDTVLSEHVISITITDVPTDKYIDPSSPHIRLHVYKLHDDGPSTEELEEESNVSSATHWMLPATEFHGLWESLVYDMDIKPKVMSTMHVHTVNNPSPPSQLLRYVETTLLFSDREVNSSIISWNRVVLLYGPPGTGKTSLCKALAQKLCIRLSRRYSYGQLVEINSHSLFSKWFSESGKLVQKMFAKITELIEDPDALVCVLIDEVESLTASRKASMSGAEPSDAIRVVNALLTQLDQIRRYPNVIILTTSNITGAIDLAFVDRADIKQYIGYPSPAAVFKIYHSCVLELMRVGIVTPRRDVIELRENGVTFYTQRLKLIACKSEGLSGRTLRKLPFLALSTTPHTAAIALQGFLSALDSTVDTQLGDREELARQ; translated from the exons atggAGGCCTGTGGAATGAGCTCACCTAAGGAGTCTGCTAACCAGAGGACCGCCTCTCTGTTTGGGAGACCCTCATACAAGTCCCTCACTCTGCCATTGCAAGAACTGGCCACATTATTCTCACAGCCACTCACATCGACTAAACCAGAGCCTATGGAGCAAGCTACACCATCTCCACCTAGTGAACAACCGTCCTCTGTACATGTTGAGATATGTCAGGCCCCAATGAGCACACTGAGAGCGTCTCAGATGCATGAGTTGGTGAGGGGATATCTGATGAGGGCAGGTGCCCTGAGGGACAGTGTGGATACTGAGTTTAGTGACACTGTGCTTAGTGAGCATGTCATCTCCATCACCATCACTGATGTACCAACTGATAAG TACATTGACCCCTCCTCACCTCATATCCGGCTTCACGTATACAAGCTCCATGATGATGGACCATCCACTGAAGAACTGGAAGAGGAGAGCAATGTGTCGTCTGCTACTCACTGGATGTTGCCAGCAA CTGAGTTTCATGGTCTTTGGGAGAGTCTTGTGTATGACATGGATATTAAACCAAAGGTGATGTCaactatgcatgtacacactgtgaataacccctcccctccctcccagCTTCTGCGCTATGTTGAGACAACGTTACTGTTCTCTGATCGAGAGGTGAACTCATCCATCATCTCCTGGAACAGAGTAGTTCTCCTATACGGGCCCCCAGGGACAGGCAAGACCTCGCTGTGTAAAGCACTCGCGCAGAAGCTCTGTATTCGACTGTCTAGAAG GTACAGCTACGGTCAGTTGGTGGAGATTAATAGCCATAGTTTGTTCTCCAAATGGTTTTCTGAG AGTGGGAAATTGGTTCAGAAGATGTTTGCTAAAATCACAGAGTTGATTGAGGATCCTGATGCCCTGGTGTGTGTACTCATTGATGAGGTGGAGAGCCTCACAGCTTCACGCAAGGCATCCATGTCAG GTGCTGAACCTTCTGATGCCATTCGCGTGGTGAATGcactgctgactcagctggaTCAGATACGACGGTACCCCAACGTCATTATCCTCACCACCTCAAACATCACAGGTGCTATTGATCTCGCCTTTGTTGATAG GGCTGATATCAAACAGTACATTGGTTACCCCTCTCCCGCTGCTGTGTTCAAGATCTACCACTCGTGTGTCCTGGAGTTGATGAGG GTAGGGATCGTTACGCCACGACGAGATGTTATTGAGCTGAGAGAAAATGGTGTAACTTTCTACACACAAAGGCTGAAGCTAATAGCATG CAAGAGTGAGGGACTGAGTGGTCGTACTCTAAGGAAGCTACCATTCCTGGCTCTCTCGACAACCCCCCACACGGCGGCCATAGCTCTGCAGGGGTTCCTGTCAGCTCTGGACAGTACAGTGGACACCCAGCTGGGGGACAGGGAGGAGCTGGCCAGGCAGTGA
- the LOC135345150 gene encoding pachytene checkpoint protein 2 homolog isoform X2 produces MEACGMSSPKESANQRTASLFGRPSYKSLTLPLQELATLFSQPLTSTKPEPMEQATPSPPSEQPSSVHVEICQAPMSTLRASQMHELVRGYLMRAGALRDSVDTEFSDTVLSEHVISITITDVPTDKYIDPSSPHIRLHVYKLHDDGPSTEELEEESNVSSATHWMLPATEFHGLWESLVYDMDIKPKLLRYVETTLLFSDREVNSSIISWNRVVLLYGPPGTGKTSLCKALAQKLCIRLSRRYSYGQLVEINSHSLFSKWFSESGKLVQKMFAKITELIEDPDALVCVLIDEVESLTASRKASMSGAEPSDAIRVVNALLTQLDQIRRYPNVIILTTSNITGAIDLAFVDRADIKQYIGYPSPAAVFKIYHSCVLELMRVGIVTPRRDVIELRENGVTFYTQRLKLIACKSEGLSGRTLRKLPFLALSTTPHTAAIALQGFLSALDSTVDTQLGDREELARQ; encoded by the exons atggAGGCCTGTGGAATGAGCTCACCTAAGGAGTCTGCTAACCAGAGGACCGCCTCTCTGTTTGGGAGACCCTCATACAAGTCCCTCACTCTGCCATTGCAAGAACTGGCCACATTATTCTCACAGCCACTCACATCGACTAAACCAGAGCCTATGGAGCAAGCTACACCATCTCCACCTAGTGAACAACCGTCCTCTGTACATGTTGAGATATGTCAGGCCCCAATGAGCACACTGAGAGCGTCTCAGATGCATGAGTTGGTGAGGGGATATCTGATGAGGGCAGGTGCCCTGAGGGACAGTGTGGATACTGAGTTTAGTGACACTGTGCTTAGTGAGCATGTCATCTCCATCACCATCACTGATGTACCAACTGATAAG TACATTGACCCCTCCTCACCTCATATCCGGCTTCACGTATACAAGCTCCATGATGATGGACCATCCACTGAAGAACTGGAAGAGGAGAGCAATGTGTCGTCTGCTACTCACTGGATGTTGCCAGCAA CTGAGTTTCATGGTCTTTGGGAGAGTCTTGTGTATGACATGGATATTAAACCAAAG CTTCTGCGCTATGTTGAGACAACGTTACTGTTCTCTGATCGAGAGGTGAACTCATCCATCATCTCCTGGAACAGAGTAGTTCTCCTATACGGGCCCCCAGGGACAGGCAAGACCTCGCTGTGTAAAGCACTCGCGCAGAAGCTCTGTATTCGACTGTCTAGAAG GTACAGCTACGGTCAGTTGGTGGAGATTAATAGCCATAGTTTGTTCTCCAAATGGTTTTCTGAG AGTGGGAAATTGGTTCAGAAGATGTTTGCTAAAATCACAGAGTTGATTGAGGATCCTGATGCCCTGGTGTGTGTACTCATTGATGAGGTGGAGAGCCTCACAGCTTCACGCAAGGCATCCATGTCAG GTGCTGAACCTTCTGATGCCATTCGCGTGGTGAATGcactgctgactcagctggaTCAGATACGACGGTACCCCAACGTCATTATCCTCACCACCTCAAACATCACAGGTGCTATTGATCTCGCCTTTGTTGATAG GGCTGATATCAAACAGTACATTGGTTACCCCTCTCCCGCTGCTGTGTTCAAGATCTACCACTCGTGTGTCCTGGAGTTGATGAGG GTAGGGATCGTTACGCCACGACGAGATGTTATTGAGCTGAGAGAAAATGGTGTAACTTTCTACACACAAAGGCTGAAGCTAATAGCATG CAAGAGTGAGGGACTGAGTGGTCGTACTCTAAGGAAGCTACCATTCCTGGCTCTCTCGACAACCCCCCACACGGCGGCCATAGCTCTGCAGGGGTTCCTGTCAGCTCTGGACAGTACAGTGGACACCCAGCTGGGGGACAGGGAGGAGCTGGCCAGGCAGTGA
- the LOC135345140 gene encoding ankyrin repeat and SAM domain-containing protein 6-like, which yields MEQKFITKSILSAAEQGLKSELQSYISRGVVSVVDEEGSTPLIYAAANGREEIVRLLLDKKTIASNKLEYNTDVKYCDQQNIYGWTALMQAACYGHMNVVISLIQRGANVNIQNTWGASALVGASQGGFYGVVHKLLNVGAEANPDISTGGMATLTPLMAATQCGHVEIVQELLRRGADVGTCLKGTQWTALMLAALNNQLPVMELLLQHGADKKATDINGQTAADLAAALGHTDMVRLLTGKKPKECSEGEFFDKVKSGDIERVRVVLETQKQLANSRDKDGATPLMLAANRGNIKMVELLLDRGAGANTTDDKYGWTALMLATHQRKYEVVQLLGEKGADVSVRGKSGSTAFDVANMISDIKMIRLIANITVEQIQHAGPSDAPPPLAIPALSGGRESLRNLMPKENEGVVNGKAVKTEEKEAEDVKVLDLTDLKRKLDKAYRTPTPSISVDDEDNLAKESSVQSRFPMKRTVASSPQRLATPIPSSLSSSVASELSSTSSSLSGRVGVSDPFSDRPPLPHSSPSLLGRKKPPSLFLRNQGTQSLAPKTTPNFRPSSSIATARRASMTSPMQPKLTPKSNSPSLRSKLKGQVPFSYPKMERDLTRRRAETVPASAYRGVAKPKKKISLPRPPPGIDVKSALEMESLGHLYPVFKEQEITMVALLTLTRNDLAELGVRSEDTGRVLSLITKLKLMSSPGHTPGQYTTTPAASPVFTFLP from the exons ATGGAGCAGAAGTTCATTACCAAAAGCATATTGTCTGCTGCTGAACAAGGCCTCAAGTCAGAACTACAAAGCTACATCAGTCGAGGGGTTGTGAGTGTTGTTGATGAGGAGGGGTCCACTCCGCTCATTTATGCAGCTGCCAACGGACGAGAGGAGATTGTACGGCTACTTCTAGACAAGAAG ACGATAGCCTCCAATAAATTAGAATACAACACAGACGTGAAGTACTGCGACCAACAGAACATCTATGGATGGACAGCCCTCATGCAAGCGGCCTGTTACGGTCACATGAACGTGGTGATCTCTCTGATACAAAGAGGGGCCAATGTCAACATCCAGAATACTTGGGGAGCCTCGGCTTTAGTCGGTGCCAGTCAGGGCGGCTTTTACGGAGTAGTACACAAGTTACTCAACGTTGGAGCTGAAGCCAATCCTGATATTAGTACTGGAGGCATGGCCACTCTCACTCCTCTTATGGCGGCCACCCAGTGTGGGCATGTGGAGATAGTCCAGGAGTTGTTGAGGAGGGGGGCGGATGTAGGGACCTGTCTCAAGGGGACACAGTGGACGGCACTCATGCTAGCAGCTCTCAATAATCAG CTGCCAGTGATGGAGCTGTTGTTACAACACGGTGCTGACAAAAAAGCTACTGATATTAACGGGCAAACAGCTGCTGACCTTGCAGCCGCCCTGGGGCACACTGACATGGTCCGGCTGCTCACTGGCAAGAAACCAA AAGAGTGCTCGGAAGGAGAATTCTTTGATAAAGTGAAATCAG GTGACATTGAGAGGGTGAGAGTTGTGCTGGAGACTCAGAAGCAGCTGGCCAACAGCCGAGACAAGGATGGTGCCACGCCCCTCATGCTTGCCGCTAACAGAGGGAATATCAAG ATGGTGGAATTGCTATTGGACAGAGGAGCGGGTGCTAACACCACAGATGATAAGTACGGCTGGACTGCTCTCATGCTGGCAACACATCAgag gaAGTACGAGGTGGTGCAGCTGCTCGGAGAGAAGGGGGCGGATGTTAGCGTACGTGGGAAGAGCGGTTCCACTGCATTTGACGTCGCTAATATGATCA GTGATATTAAGATGATTCGTCTGATTGCCAATATCACTGTGGAGCAGATTCAACATGCTGGACCATCTGATGCCCCTCCTCCACTAGCCATTCCGGCGCTTAGTGGTGGGCGTGAGTCACTACGCAACCTCATGCCAAAGGAGAATGAGGGTGTGGTCAATGGTAAGGCGGTCAAGACAGAGGAGAAGGAAGCAGAGGACGTGAAGGTGCTGGATTTGACAGATTTGAAGCGCAAGTTGGACAAAGCTTATCGGACACCAACACCCAGTATCAGT GTGGATGATGAGGATAACTTAGCGAAAGAATCGTCTGTACAATCAAGGTTCCCCATGAAGCGTACGGTGGCTTCATCACCACAACGACTAGCCACGCCCATACCCTCGTCTCTGTCCTCATCAGTGGCCAGTGAACTATCCTCTACATCCTCCAGCTTATCGG gtcGAGTGGGAGTTAGTGACCCCTTCAGTGATAGACCACCACTCCCTCACAGCAGCCCCTCGCTACTGGGAAGGAAGAAACCTCCAAGTCTCTTCCTAAGAAATCAAGGAACTCAAAGCCTGGCCCCCAAAACCACCCCTAATTTCCGACCCTCTTCCTCCATTGCTACTGCCAGGAGAGCTTCGATGACGTCGCCTATGCAGCCAAAGCTAACACCCAAATCAAACTCCCCTTCGTTAAGGAGTAAATTAAAGGGGCAGGTCCCATTCTCGTACCCTAAGATGGAGCGAGATCTGACCAGGAGAAGAGCTGAGACGGTACCTGCGTCAGCTTATCGTGGTGTAGCCAAACCGAAGAAGAAGATCTCCCTACCCCGACCACCACCAGGAATCG ATGTCAAGAGTGCGCTAGAAATGGAATCCCTCGGACATCTCTACCCTGTTTTCAAGGAGCAAGAG ATCACAATGGTGGCGCTGTTGACATTGACTAGGAATGATCTGGCTGAGTTGGGGGTGAGATCAGAGGACACGGGGAGGGTGCTCTCTCTCATCACTAAGCTTAAACTAATGTCATCTCCAGGCCACACTCCAGGCCAGT ataCGACCACACCTGCAGCTTCTCCAGTGTTCACCTTCctaccgtga
- the LOC135345161 gene encoding large ribosomal subunit protein mL38-like, producing MPRAVFVKIRAPPPPNSLLEGPLMSSRAALVHRRGLLQCRQLVRAVSTAGSVCGSEGDYIPRAKAREWRLHKNDQLRKNRRDPELERRARNKQLEVPLDLVQSEWKEGTGRHHLRNIGLHCAIYQDVFGSVFHPRGFMDIQYSTSEDTHSVEQGNLLPVSCARVEPVVTLPEGLEGNYSTLLLTDPDGHLTNGTMELLHWMIADIPCGRPPAEGRLVTPYLQPIPPAGSGFHRYVFSLYTHDHPLSETTQPAEEDDWLKKRTFSTIDFLRAQPDLRPFAFSYFQSQWDSSVREAYSKLLAHPEPVYQILRTLTPRQARQVEIKCQRGAKYSVM from the exons ATGCCACGTGCTGTCTTTGTCAAGATCAgagcaccccccccccccaacagcCTTTTAGAAGGGCCTCTAATGTCCTCCAGAGCTGCACTGGTTCATAGGAGAGGCCTCCTACAATGCAGGCAGCTAGTCAGAGCAGTGTCCACAGCtggcagtgtgtgtgggagtgagGGTGACTATATACCCAGAGCTAAAGCTAGAGAGTGGAGGCTTCATAAGAATGACCAGTTGAGAAAGAACAGACGAGATCCAGAGCTAGAGAGAAGGGCTAGGAACAAacagt TGGAGGTCCcactggacctggtacagagTGAATGGAAGGAAGGTACTGGTCGTCACCACCTCAGGAACATTGGTCTCCACTGTGCCATCTACCAAGATGTGTTTGGCTCCGTGTTCCACCCTCGAGGATTCATGGATATTCAATACAGCACATCAGAGGACACTCATAGCGTAGAGCAGGGTAACCTGTTACCGGTATCTTGTGCGCGTGTGGAGCCAGTGGTGACATTGCCTGAGGGTCTGGAAGGCAACTACTCCACATTGCTACTGACTGACCCTGATGGACATCTCACCAATGGCACAATGGAGCTACTGCATTGGATGAT TGCTGACATCCCGTGTGGGCGACCCCCTGCTGAGGGCAGGTTGGTGACCCCCTACCTCCAGCCGATACCCCCTGCTGGGAGTGGCTTCCATCGCTATGTCTTctcactatacacacacgaCCACCCCCTCTCTGAGACCACTCAGCCAGCAGAGGAAGATGATTGGCTGAAGAAACGAACCTTCTCGACTATTGATTTCCTACGAGCACAACCTGACCTGCGTCCGTTTGCCTTCTCTTATTTCCAGAGCCAGTGGGACAGCAGTGTGAGGGAGGCCTACAGCAAGCTATTAG cacacccaGAACCAGTCTATCAGATACTACGCACACTAACTCCACGACAAGCAAGACAAGTGGAGATCAAGTGTCAGAGAGGAGCCAAATACAGTGTCATGTGA
- the LOC135345152 gene encoding Bardet-Biedl syndrome 4 protein-like: protein MDSASEENMSKEASSGVLKNNSDRRIVTGTKAPEIPLYERKNWLIHLHYIRKDFDTCKVLIGELLEETDEMCEYAIYILGLIHRQEGNIQASLELFQKAVRLNPNNALSVKQVARSLYLLGKHKAAMDTYSEASMLYPHDWELLHNQGVCCIYLKDYDKAIEFFQSALGLCPQTVSFVQLGRVFLKRGALEDAIEIYCRAVKHSPEDPDLLSTLGLLYLQSGATQKAFDCLGSSLTFDPTNSKAILAAGSLIQNHGDFDVALSKYRVGAVATPESPHLWNNIGMCFFGKKKLVAAVSCLKRATYLAPFEWKILYNLGLVHLNMDQNASAFHFLRAAVAMKPPQVGQIHMLMALTLTRLEDLPNAKEMYEEALKQDKEDPLISLNFAVFLYNTNDLGGAKREYRLYDKKKRALKSVDIDREMVEVGRKLGGVLITGEVPSESEDTPTNKQEEEEVVPSPRDRKQSVLIDKYHEL from the exons ATGGATAGTGCTAGTGAAGAAAACATGTCTAAAGAAGCATCTTCAGGCGTTCTAAAAAATAATTCTGACCGCAGGATTGTCACAGGGACCAAAG ccCCTGAGATTCCTCTGTACGAGCGCAAGAACTGGCTCATTCATTTGCACTATATCAGGAAGGACTTTGACACGTGTAAG GTGCTGATAGGGGAACTGCTGGAGGAGACTGATGAAATGTGTGAATATGCAATCTACATACTAG GGCTCATTCACAGACAGGAGGGTAATATTCAGGCCTCCCTGGAACTGTTTCAAAAAGCCGTGCGTCTCAACCCCAACAATGCTCTCAGTGTCAAGCAGGTCGCTAGATCACT GTATCTTCTGGGGAAGCATAAAGCTGCTATGGATACCTACTCTGAAGCAAGTATGCTATATCCACATGACTGG GAGTTGCTGCACAATCAAGGTGTCTGCTGTATCTACCTCAAGGACTATGACAAG GCGATTGAGTTCTTCCAATCAGCACTCGGCCTGTGTCCTCAGACGGTGAGCTTTGTGCAGCTGGGGAGGGTGTTCCTGAAGAGAGGAGCTCTCGAAGACGCCATTGAGATCTACTGCAGGGCCGTCAA ACACAGTCCTGAGGACCCTGACCTCCTCTCAACACTGGGCCTCCTCTACCTGCAATCAGGGGCCACTCAGAAAGCTTTTGATTGCCTCGGTAGCTCACTCACTTTTGACCCCACCAACTCTAAGGCTATATTAGCGGCTGGATCTCTCATTCAGAATCACGGTGATTTCGATGTGGCTCTGTCCAAGTACCGGGTGGGGGCAGTAGCCACTCCCGAGTCTCCTCACCTCTGGAACAACATCGGAATGTGCTTCTTTGGAAAGAAGAAATTAGTTGCT GCGGTCAGTTGTTTGAAACGAGCTACATACTTGGCCCCCTTTGAATGGAAGATTCTCTACAATCTGGGTCTCGTGCATTTGAACATGGACCAGAATGCCTCTGCCTTCCACTTCCTAAGAGCCGCCGTGGCTATGAAACCACCTCAGGTTGGACAAATACACATGCTAATGGCCC TTACCCTGACGAGATTGGAAGATCTGCCAAACGCAAAAGAAATGTACGAAGAAGCACTCAAACAAGACAA GGAAGACCCTCTAATTAGCCTCAATTTTGCCGTGTTCCTGTACAACACTAATGATCTGGGCGGGGCTAAGAGAGAGTATAGACTCTACGATAAGAAGAAGAGAGCTCTGAAGAGCGTAGACATAGATCGAGAG ATGGTTGAAGTGGGCAGGAAGCTAGGGGGCGTTCTCATCACTGGGGAAGTCCCCTCAGAGTCTGAGGACACGCCCACTAACAAGCAGGAGGAGGAGGAAGTGGTTCCATCACCACGGGATCGAAAGCAGAGCGTTTTAATTGACAAATACCATGAATTATAG